A single window of Melospiza georgiana isolate bMelGeo1 chromosome 6, bMelGeo1.pri, whole genome shotgun sequence DNA harbors:
- the KCNJ11 gene encoding ATP-sensitive inward rectifier potassium channel 11, whose product MLSRKGIIPEEYVLTRLAEDVPDHARYRARERRARFVGKNGACNVAHKNIREQGRFLQDVFTTLVDLKWPHTLLIFTMSFLCSWLLFGMVWWLIAFAHGDLDHSTRLQRDPAEGTAGSAAAFVPCVTSIHSFTSAFLFSIEVQVTIGFGGRMVTEECPAAILVLIVQNIVGLVINAIMLGCIFMKTSQAHRRAETLIFSKHAVIALREGRLCFMLRVGDLRKSMIISATIRMQVVKKTASLEGEVVPLNQIDIQMENPVGGNSIFLVSPLIIYHVIDKNSPLYDISPMNLHHHEDLEIIVILEGVVETTGITTQARTSYLADEILWGQRFVPIVAEEDGRYSVDYSKFGNTVKVPTPSCTARQLEEDKSIMDTMPLSPKGTIRKRSVKLKPKFTISEEPS is encoded by the coding sequence ATGCTCTCGAGGAAGGGCATCATCCCCGAGGAGTACGTGCTGACCCGGCTGGCCGAGGATGTGCCCGATCACGCCCGGTACCGCGCTCGGGAGAGGCGGGCGCGCTTCGTGGGCAAGAACGGCGCCTGCAATGTGGCCCACAAGAACATCCGCGAGCAGGGGCGCTTCCTGCAGGACGTCTTCACCACCCTGGTGGACCTCAAGTGGCCGCACACGCTGCTCATCTTcaccatgtccttcctgtgcagCTGGCTGCTCTTCGGCATGGTCTGGTGGCTCATCGCCTTCGCGCACGGGGACCTGGACCACAGCACCCGGCTGCAGCGGGACCCCGCCGAGGGGACGGCGGGCTCTGCGGCCGCCTTCGTGCCCTGCGTGACCAGCATCCACTCCTTCACCTCCGCCTTCCTCTTCTCCATCGAGGTGCAGGTGACCATCGGCTTCGGGGGGCGCATGGTGACGGAGGAATGCCCGGCCGCCATCCTGGTGCTGATCGTGCAGAACATCGTGGGCCTGGTGATCAACGCCATCATGCTGGGCTGCATCTTCATGAAGACGTCGCAGGCGCATCGGCGGGCCGAGACCCTCATCTTCAGCAAGCACGCGGTGATCGCGCTGCGGGAGGGCCGGCTCTGCTTCATGCTGAGGGTGGGCGACCTCCGCAAGAGCATGATCATCAGTGCCACCATCCGCATGCAGGTGGTGAAGAAGACGGCCAGCCTGGAGGGCGAGGTGGTGCCCCTCAACCAGATCGACATCCAGATGGAGAACCCCGTGGGGGGCAACAGCATCTTCCTGGTGTCCCCGCTCATCATCTACCACGTGATAGACAAGAACAGCCCCCTCTACGACATCTCCCCCATGAACCTGCACCACCACGAGGACCTGGAGATCATCGTCATCCTGGAAGGGGTGGTGGAGACCACCGGCATCACCACGCAGGCCAGAACCTCCTACCTGGCGGACGAGATCCTCTGGGGCCAAAGGTTTGTGCCCATCGTGGCGGAGGAGGACGGGCGGTACTCGGTGGACTACTCCAAATTCGGCAACACGGTGAAAGTGCCCACGCCGTCGTGCACTGCccggcagctggaggaggacaAGAGCATCATGGACACCATGCCGCTGTCCCCCAAGGGCACCATCAGGAAAAGGTCTGTCAAGCTAAAGCCCAAGTTTACCATAAGCGAGGAGCCTTCCTGA